One window from the genome of Bacillus tianshenii encodes:
- a CDS encoding UvrD-helicase domain-containing protein, with the protein MINTAITAIEIKAAEKILLKDGDKFDQDEKVPIIRCMDESIDVIACPGSGKTTTLLAKLCILLEKMPFIDKRGLVVLTHTNVAIEEILSKLGYKIDILFNYPNFFGTIHSFVNKYLALPFYKETFKTNKVTINDDIFNYQLTRKITPYGKLDKYIFRQVMRQFDEKPPVIILEQCKKDYLCSIYMDLEDGRIVFKKSGRVIVKKPDSDLYKELFKLFYEDLLAKGYLRYMDTYLLGKLYIIKHPNIKNLFTKRFKYLFVDETQDNSIIQNDILNCLFEKGDTIIQRFGDPNQAIYESINTEQSQNFIELKKYEISKSMRYSQSIANFIDPLRVENYGKNLLGKSSHQDDIPPHIIIYNKSRILEVKGEFIKIIQRYKLSNNIHPFKAVGWVGYNNNPDRTTIQSYFPDFISKKNIVNQLDKYNFHICLNNNIKRKHTVGNVYNGILEFCANYLKYVGVEFEENNKRSFEKILEEDNNEHFLKLRKQTYLWSKAIFSDDRNVYNQIKEYIKEVLTLFIEIEDFDESHFDSLFHLPEGIVELGNNNNTYSKAGTAVLVDTIHGVKGETHTATLYLETFYKVNDIKRIMKFLLKKTTRKPNIDEFKSMKMAYVGMSRAKELLCVAIENESISDKDMEILKAKEKANEVAIVNI; encoded by the coding sequence GTGATTAACACTGCCATAACTGCTATAGAAATAAAAGCGGCTGAAAAGATTCTTTTAAAAGATGGAGATAAGTTTGACCAAGATGAAAAAGTGCCAATTATAAGATGTATGGATGAGTCCATAGATGTTATTGCCTGCCCAGGTAGCGGTAAAACGACCACTTTACTAGCAAAACTATGTATTTTGTTAGAAAAGATGCCGTTTATTGATAAAAGAGGATTGGTGGTATTAACCCACACTAATGTGGCCATTGAAGAAATATTAAGTAAATTAGGATATAAGATTGATATTTTGTTTAATTATCCAAACTTCTTTGGTACTATTCATTCGTTTGTAAATAAATATCTTGCTCTACCATTTTATAAAGAAACGTTTAAAACTAACAAGGTGACGATTAACGATGACATATTTAATTATCAATTAACAAGAAAGATTACTCCATATGGTAAGTTGGATAAATATATTTTTAGACAAGTAATGAGGCAATTTGATGAAAAACCACCTGTTATTATACTAGAGCAATGTAAAAAAGACTATCTGTGTAGTATATATATGGATTTAGAGGATGGTAGAATAGTATTTAAAAAGAGTGGTAGGGTTATTGTAAAAAAACCAGATAGTGATCTGTATAAAGAGCTGTTTAAACTATTCTATGAAGATTTGCTTGCTAAAGGATATTTAAGATATATGGATACATATCTGCTTGGTAAATTATATATTATTAAACATCCTAATATTAAAAATTTATTTACAAAAAGGTTTAAATACCTTTTTGTTGATGAGACTCAGGATAATAGTATTATTCAGAATGATATATTAAATTGTCTATTTGAAAAAGGGGATACAATAATACAACGTTTTGGTGACCCCAACCAAGCGATATATGAAAGCATTAACACAGAACAGTCGCAAAACTTTATAGAACTCAAAAAATATGAAATTTCGAAGAGTATGAGGTATAGTCAATCTATTGCAAATTTTATTGATCCACTCCGGGTTGAAAATTATGGAAAAAATCTATTAGGGAAAAGTAGTCATCAAGATGATATCCCACCGCATATAATAATTTATAATAAAAGTAGAATCCTAGAGGTAAAAGGAGAATTTATTAAAATAATTCAGAGGTATAAACTGAGTAACAATATACATCCTTTTAAAGCTGTTGGATGGGTAGGCTATAATAACAATCCTGATCGAACAACAATCCAATCTTACTTTCCAGATTTTATTTCTAAGAAAAATATAGTCAATCAATTAGATAAATATAACTTTCACATTTGTTTAAATAATAATATCAAAAGAAAACACACTGTAGGTAATGTGTACAATGGTATTTTGGAATTTTGTGCTAACTATTTGAAGTATGTCGGTGTAGAATTTGAAGAAAATAATAAGAGAAGTTTTGAAAAAATTCTTGAAGAAGATAATAATGAACATTTCCTAAAGCTAAGAAAACAAACATACTTATGGTCGAAAGCCATCTTTTCTGATGATAGAAATGTTTATAATCAAATAAAGGAATATATAAAAGAAGTGTTAACATTATTTATTGAAATAGAGGATTTTGATGAAAGCCATTTTGATTCATTATTCCATTTACCGGAAGGGATAGTTGAACTAGGAAATAACAACAATACATACTCAAAAGCGGGAACTGCTGTTTTAGTTGACACCATTCATGGTGTTAAAGGTGAAACTCATACGGCAACGTTATATCTAGAAACTTTCTATAAAGTTAATGATATTAAGCGGATAATGAAGTTTCTTCTAAAAAAAACTACAAGAAAACCAAATATCGATGAATTTAAAAGTATGAAAATGGCATATGTTGGTATGAGCAGAGCGAAAGAATTATTATGTGTTGCTATAGAAAATGAGAGTATTAGTGATAAGGATATGGAAATATTGAAAGCTAAGGAAAAAGCTAATGAGGTTGCAATTGTGAATATATAA
- the rlmD gene encoding 23S rRNA (uracil(1939)-C(5))-methyltransferase RlmD — MNKRKNNENRKAGKKRNRSDKQFNKQNAARGNRKDGNPQGNRTAPGAQKRGKKSVTAEVTCTGLTTDGKGIAQWEGKRLEVAHLMPGEKAEVTVSQKGRYVNAELKRVIKPSEDRVKPPCPYYYECGGCQLQHMNEQAQERFKQGTVDELMKPFGKPDAIVTMKHPYDYRNKSHSTFGLDRKKQVISGLYAQNTHKIIPMERCLIHDPKADEIVKTIRKMVQSSKMQPYNEDTGQGFLRHVLVKVGKVSGEIMVVMVVASSEFKGKNNFVKALRKAHPEITTLLMNVNNRNDSMVLGDQEKVLFGKGTITDTLCGLKFEISAKSFYQINPVQTEKLYSKAIEMAELTGKETVVDAYCGIGTISLIASQKAGKVIGVELNKDAVRDAIRNSKRNGVKNARFYQGDAGEFMVQMAASGEKADVVIMDPPRSGSDEAFLSSVVKLQPKRVVYVSCNPVTQARDLKYLVKNGYEVEGIQPVDMFPQTVHVETVTKLVRKEEAGNR; from the coding sequence ATGAATAAACGAAAGAACAACGAAAATAGAAAAGCGGGTAAGAAACGCAACCGCTCAGATAAACAGTTCAATAAACAAAACGCAGCGCGTGGGAATCGAAAGGACGGAAACCCGCAAGGTAACCGTACGGCACCCGGCGCACAGAAGCGTGGCAAGAAGTCCGTAACAGCCGAGGTGACCTGCACAGGCTTGACCACTGATGGCAAAGGGATTGCTCAGTGGGAAGGGAAGCGGCTCGAGGTAGCGCATCTGATGCCTGGTGAAAAGGCTGAAGTGACCGTTTCTCAAAAGGGCCGATATGTGAATGCGGAGCTGAAGCGGGTGATTAAGCCGTCGGAAGACCGGGTTAAGCCGCCGTGTCCGTATTACTATGAGTGTGGTGGATGTCAGCTGCAGCATATGAACGAGCAGGCGCAAGAGCGTTTCAAGCAGGGAACGGTCGATGAGCTTATGAAGCCGTTTGGGAAGCCGGACGCCATTGTGACGATGAAACATCCTTATGATTATCGGAACAAGAGTCACTCGACATTCGGTTTAGATAGGAAGAAGCAGGTTATTAGTGGGTTGTACGCTCAGAATACGCATAAGATTATTCCGATGGAACGGTGTCTTATTCATGACCCGAAAGCGGACGAGATCGTGAAGACGATCCGAAAGATGGTGCAGTCTTCTAAGATGCAGCCGTACAACGAAGACACAGGACAGGGCTTTCTGCGTCATGTGCTTGTAAAGGTCGGCAAGGTCAGCGGTGAAATTATGGTGGTGATGGTAGTCGCGTCATCTGAGTTCAAGGGCAAGAATAATTTTGTGAAAGCCCTAAGAAAGGCTCACCCAGAAATTACGACTCTTCTAATGAATGTAAATAACCGGAACGATAGTATGGTATTGGGCGATCAGGAAAAGGTGCTGTTCGGCAAGGGAACGATAACGGATACCCTCTGTGGGTTGAAGTTTGAGATCTCAGCGAAATCCTTCTATCAGATTAATCCAGTTCAGACAGAAAAGCTGTATTCAAAGGCAATTGAAATGGCAGAGCTGACTGGCAAGGAAACTGTAGTGGATGCATACTGCGGGATTGGTACGATTAGTCTAATTGCCAGCCAGAAAGCTGGAAAGGTCATTGGCGTAGAGCTGAATAAAGATGCGGTTCGTGATGCTATCCGTAATTCAAAGCGCAACGGCGTGAAGAATGCCCGGTTCTATCAAGGGGACGCTGGCGAGTTCATGGTGCAGATGGCAGCAAGCGGTGAGAAAGCCGATGTGGTCATAATGGATCCGCCACGAAGCGGAAGTGACGAAGCGTTCTTGTCCAGCGTAGTGAAGCTCCAGCCGAAGCGGGTCGTGTATGTGTCCTGTAACCCGGTCACACAGGCGCGGGACTTGAAGTACTTAGTGAAGAACGGGTATGAGGTTGAAGGCATTCAGCCGGTGGATATGTTCCCGCAAACAGTGCACGTAGAAACCGTTACAAAATTAGTACGTAAGGAAGAAGCAGGTAACCGATAA
- a CDS encoding MoxR family ATPase, giving the protein MTPPHVQATYHTKIETVLQNIESVIIGKHETSLLSIMALLAGGHVLLEDVPGVGKTMLVRSLAKSFGVDFKRIQFTPDLLPSDITGASIYNAKERDFEFRPGPLMAHIVLADEINRTSPKTQSALLEAMEEKSITVDSVTRSLLRPFFVMATQNPIDFEGTYPLPEAQLDRFLIKINMGYPSAEEEFLMLNRMEREDPIQKLESVLTVEELLTLQDEVKLVHVDESVKRYIVDIIRSSREHSAVELGVSPRGAIALMQAAQAYAFILQRSYVVPDDIQYLAPFVLSHRLMLTSEARFSHLTPESIVKQLVQQAEVPITRSRMKR; this is encoded by the coding sequence ATGACACCGCCGCATGTTCAAGCAACATATCATACAAAAATCGAAACAGTGCTTCAAAATATAGAGAGTGTAATTATCGGAAAGCATGAAACAAGTCTGTTAAGTATAATGGCTTTGCTCGCTGGAGGGCATGTTCTGCTGGAAGATGTTCCAGGGGTTGGAAAGACAATGCTTGTCCGTAGTTTGGCAAAGTCTTTTGGAGTAGATTTCAAGCGAATTCAGTTTACACCTGATTTACTACCATCAGATATTACAGGTGCTTCTATCTATAATGCGAAAGAGCGGGACTTCGAATTTCGTCCAGGTCCATTGATGGCTCATATTGTGTTAGCGGACGAGATTAACCGTACATCACCGAAGACACAGTCAGCTCTATTAGAAGCAATGGAGGAAAAGAGCATTACCGTCGATAGTGTGACAAGAAGCTTGCTTCGTCCATTCTTCGTGATGGCAACACAAAACCCAATTGATTTCGAAGGGACTTATCCTCTTCCAGAAGCACAGCTGGACCGTTTTCTGATCAAAATTAATATGGGCTATCCGTCGGCAGAAGAAGAGTTTCTAATGCTGAACAGAATGGAACGGGAGGACCCGATTCAAAAGCTTGAATCAGTGCTAACGGTTGAAGAGCTGCTTACATTGCAGGATGAAGTGAAATTAGTGCATGTGGATGAATCAGTTAAGCGTTATATTGTTGATATCATTCGTTCTTCACGTGAGCATTCAGCGGTAGAGCTTGGTGTGAGTCCGCGTGGAGCGATTGCGTTGATGCAGGCTGCACAAGCGTATGCGTTTATTTTGCAAAGAAGCTATGTGGTACCGGATGACATTCAATATTTAGCTCCTTTCGTGCTGAGTCATCGCCTTATGCTTACTTCTGAAGCGCGCTTTTCTCATTTGACTCCAGAGAGTATTGTGAAGCAGCTTGTTCAGCAGGCAGAGGTGCCGATTACAAGGAGTAGAATGAAACGATGA
- a CDS encoding DUF58 domain-containing protein, with protein MKNFMSKWQLIKGAAFIITIAGSTYAYAMFQGGFVSWFLFYSVLPFLIYMIALFFYPLSDIKAVRTIEKSHYMAGERMDVQIELKRRIPFPLYYAIVKEVLPPSLRQDDQPKKMRFLWLSRTLRFSYSIDELPRGDHRLLHLCFKTGDLLGLVEKEKRLFTQGSVLVYPHLEKVFVPKEVRSEGARRANAQMNAPRNRSLTSSIRAYQPGDRFSWIDWKATARKDELMTREFEREEHQSYMIYLDRSVSGNVQDFERAVSYAASFMRAVLQSQTAAGLVSVGEQRAIFSVAKGEQHFRNVYRHLAAVQPDARMAFTEVMKQESIQTLHVPRLIHVLILQVVTREIMQQLQSFAGSGSSFFIVVISPDSSQQLMIQSLKKVGMNVYWLSHEETLT; from the coding sequence ATGAAAAATTTCATGTCAAAATGGCAGCTGATAAAAGGGGCAGCATTTATTATCACAATCGCTGGCTCTACCTATGCGTATGCGATGTTTCAGGGTGGCTTTGTTAGTTGGTTCTTGTTCTATAGTGTATTGCCATTTTTGATCTATATGATTGCGTTATTTTTCTATCCGCTATCTGATATTAAGGCTGTGCGGACGATCGAAAAGTCTCATTATATGGCTGGAGAGAGAATGGACGTGCAGATTGAATTAAAGCGGAGAATTCCTTTTCCGTTGTATTATGCGATTGTGAAAGAAGTGTTGCCGCCTTCACTTCGTCAAGACGACCAGCCAAAGAAGATGCGCTTTCTTTGGCTTTCACGAACATTGAGGTTTTCATATTCAATTGATGAATTGCCTCGCGGGGACCATAGACTGCTTCACCTCTGCTTCAAAACGGGTGATTTGCTTGGACTTGTTGAGAAAGAAAAGCGTCTTTTCACCCAAGGCAGTGTGTTAGTGTATCCGCATCTGGAAAAAGTGTTTGTTCCGAAAGAAGTAAGAAGCGAGGGTGCGAGAAGAGCGAATGCCCAAATGAATGCACCAAGAAACCGTTCATTGACGTCGAGTATTCGTGCATATCAGCCTGGTGATCGCTTCTCGTGGATTGATTGGAAGGCAACAGCTAGAAAAGATGAACTAATGACAAGAGAATTTGAAAGAGAAGAACATCAGAGCTATATGATTTACCTTGACCGAAGTGTGTCTGGAAATGTGCAAGACTTTGAGAGGGCCGTTTCGTATGCTGCTTCTTTCATGCGTGCTGTTTTGCAGAGTCAAACAGCTGCAGGGCTTGTATCGGTAGGTGAGCAGCGTGCGATCTTTTCGGTTGCGAAAGGTGAGCAGCATTTTCGGAATGTGTACCGTCACCTGGCGGCTGTTCAGCCAGATGCACGGATGGCTTTCACAGAAGTAATGAAGCAAGAAAGCATTCAAACACTTCATGTGCCAAGGTTGATTCATGTGCTTATTCTGCAAGTTGTAACCCGGGAAATTATGCAACAGTTACAGAGCTTTGCAGGAAGTGGCAGTTCTTTTTTTATTGTTGTGATTTCACCTGATTCATCTCAGCAATTAATGATTCAATCCTTGAAGAAGGTTGGTATGAATGTGTATTGGTTAAGTCATGAAGAGACGCTCACATAG
- a CDS encoding transglutaminaseTgpA domain-containing protein, giving the protein MKRYIQQLPVYLLGFMLFWEWLRPLEIVTDTDNTEWFLTFAIVSFLLYFLEIPAVVSIGIRFLTMMYILNVLFFPGSFLKLTWLSPLLQDLKANMSLLTEMQWLALTNSFRTFLFFVLLWLMSYLTYYWLIQAKKIFLFFLLTVIYIGVLDTFTGYDGSFAMVRTILVGLFVMGILYMLRLKHEERIQIPVFWALPLILLAFSAAGFAYVMPKAAPQWPDPVPFIKKTASGDPSSGNAGVKKIGYGTNDEHLGGPFIMDDTTVFTAETEEQHYWRVESKSFYTGKGWKAPSQANLQRTSPDTPGVGQFDASVPVESVRAKVKMSPSFSYPHVVYAPELQQILSDKNVDYYVNPFTEKILTRNDEQPVALNEYKLQYEYPKFKTTKLEGVEAEHPDARYTQVPESLPKRVKDLALEITKDEQTDYEKAKAIERYFSQNGYIYETKDVAVPGEDEDYVDQFLFESKKGYCDNFSSSMAVMLRSLDIPTRWVKGYTQGDYVENVKPGVQLYKVTNANAHSWVEVYFPETGWVPFEPTKGFNNPYNFSSDSQASDQSVELPESEQQEAQQQEQQQEQEEQQTGSKGSGAWLPIILSIIVVVLLAAGLYLTRRKWMKFILLRKYRHFHNEQEFINGYLALLKHLNRNGFQRHTSQTLRAYGEEVDRKLQTSEMHQLTAQYEQLLYGNNTEQISFQHGYELWENLIKKISS; this is encoded by the coding sequence ATGAAAAGATATATTCAACAGCTGCCTGTATATTTATTAGGGTTTATGTTGTTTTGGGAATGGCTTAGGCCGTTAGAGATTGTGACAGATACGGATAATACGGAATGGTTCTTAACATTTGCGATCGTTTCGTTTTTGTTATATTTCCTGGAAATACCGGCGGTTGTCAGTATCGGTATTCGCTTCTTGACGATGATGTATATTCTGAATGTCTTGTTCTTTCCGGGGAGCTTCTTGAAATTAACGTGGCTTTCTCCTTTGCTGCAAGACTTGAAGGCGAATATGAGCTTGCTGACAGAAATGCAGTGGTTGGCGCTTACGAATTCGTTCCGTACGTTTTTGTTTTTTGTATTGTTATGGCTGATGAGTTATTTAACCTATTACTGGCTCATTCAGGCGAAAAAGATTTTTTTGTTTTTCTTGTTAACTGTCATTTATATTGGTGTGCTTGATACATTCACCGGTTATGATGGAAGCTTTGCGATGGTACGTACGATTCTTGTTGGGTTGTTTGTGATGGGGATTCTGTACATGCTGCGGCTTAAGCATGAAGAGCGTATTCAGATTCCTGTATTTTGGGCGTTGCCGTTAATATTACTTGCATTTTCTGCGGCTGGTTTTGCTTATGTCATGCCGAAAGCAGCGCCGCAGTGGCCTGATCCGGTTCCGTTTATTAAGAAGACAGCTTCAGGAGATCCTAGTTCAGGAAACGCTGGTGTGAAGAAGATTGGCTATGGCACAAATGACGAGCACCTTGGCGGGCCTTTTATTATGGATGACACTACGGTATTTACTGCAGAGACTGAAGAGCAGCATTATTGGCGAGTGGAGTCCAAGTCATTTTATACAGGGAAAGGGTGGAAGGCTCCTTCGCAAGCCAACCTGCAAAGAACCTCTCCTGATACGCCTGGGGTAGGTCAATTTGATGCTTCTGTGCCTGTTGAGTCTGTTCGTGCAAAGGTGAAGATGAGCCCTTCCTTCTCCTATCCGCATGTCGTGTATGCACCAGAGCTTCAGCAAATCTTAAGTGATAAGAATGTCGATTATTACGTGAACCCTTTCACTGAAAAGATATTAACGCGCAATGATGAACAGCCTGTTGCTTTAAATGAATATAAGCTTCAATATGAATATCCGAAATTCAAAACAACCAAGCTGGAGGGTGTTGAAGCTGAGCATCCAGACGCGCGTTATACACAAGTGCCTGAGAGTCTACCGAAACGAGTAAAAGATTTGGCACTTGAAATCACGAAGGATGAGCAAACCGATTATGAGAAGGCGAAGGCAATTGAGCGATATTTTTCGCAAAATGGATATATATACGAAACGAAAGATGTAGCAGTGCCGGGAGAAGATGAAGATTATGTTGATCAATTCCTATTTGAGTCAAAGAAAGGCTATTGTGATAACTTCTCCTCATCCATGGCTGTTATGCTCCGTTCGCTAGATATTCCAACACGTTGGGTGAAAGGCTATACGCAAGGGGATTATGTTGAAAATGTGAAGCCTGGTGTACAGCTGTATAAGGTAACGAATGCAAATGCTCATTCATGGGTTGAAGTTTATTTTCCTGAGACAGGCTGGGTACCGTTTGAGCCAACAAAAGGCTTCAACAATCCATATAACTTCAGTTCGGATTCCCAAGCATCCGATCAATCAGTAGAGCTACCTGAAAGCGAGCAACAGGAAGCGCAGCAGCAAGAACAGCAACAAGAGCAAGAGGAACAGCAGACTGGAAGTAAAGGTAGTGGTGCGTGGCTTCCGATTATTTTAAGTATAATTGTCGTTGTTTTACTTGCGGCAGGTTTGTACTTAACGAGGCGCAAATGGATGAAATTTATTTTACTGCGAAAATATCGTCATTTTCATAATGAGCAAGAATTTATTAATGGCTATTTAGCGTTGCTCAAGCATCTTAATCGTAATGGTTTCCAGCGTCATACAAGCCAGACACTAAGGGCTTATGGAGAAGAAGTTGACCGCAAACTGCAAACATCAGAGATGCATCAATTGACTGCACAATATGAGCAGTTACTTTATGGAAATAATACTGAACAGATCAGCTTTCAGCACGGATATGAATTGTGGGAAAATTTAATCAAAAAGATATCATCTTGA
- the guaA gene encoding glutamine-hydrolyzing GMP synthase: MRENIEEMILVLDFGGQYNQLITRRIREFGVYSELHSHKITAEEVKKMNPAGIIFSGGPNSVYGEDSFRCDEEIFELGIPVLGICYGMQLMTHHFKGKVERGHKREYGKATLTVENTSKLYKDLPNEQVVWMSHSDLVVEAPEGFVVDGTNPSCPVAAISDEERGLYGVQFHPEVRHTEHGNALLKNFVFEVCGCKGEWSMESFVDIEMKKIRELVGDKQVLCALSGGVDSSVVAVLIHKAIGDQLTCIFVDHGLLRKGEADSVMKTFADGFNMNVIKVDAQERFLNKLKGVSDPEQKRKIIGNEFIYVFDDEATKLEGIDFLAQGTLYTDIIESGTDTAQTIKSHHNVGGLPEDMQFTLIEPLNTLFKDEVRALGTELGIPDEIVWRQPFPGPGLGIRVLGEVTEEKLEIVRESDAILREEIKNAGLDREIWQYFTALPDMRSVGVMGDARTYDYTVGIRAVTSIDGMTSDWARIPWDVLERISTRIVNEVDHVNRIVYDVTSKPPATIEWE, translated from the coding sequence ATTCGTGAAAACATTGAAGAAATGATTCTCGTATTAGATTTTGGCGGACAATACAACCAGTTAATTACTAGAAGGATTCGTGAGTTCGGTGTGTATAGTGAGCTTCATTCACACAAAATCACTGCCGAAGAAGTAAAGAAAATGAACCCTGCTGGCATCATCTTCTCAGGCGGACCGAACAGCGTATATGGCGAAGATTCCTTCCGTTGTGATGAGGAAATATTCGAGCTTGGCATTCCTGTGTTAGGTATTTGCTACGGTATGCAGCTAATGACACACCATTTCAAAGGAAAAGTGGAGCGTGGCCATAAGCGTGAATACGGAAAAGCGACATTGACGGTTGAAAATACATCAAAGCTTTATAAAGATCTTCCGAATGAGCAGGTTGTTTGGATGAGTCACAGCGACCTTGTTGTTGAAGCTCCTGAAGGCTTTGTCGTAGATGGGACAAACCCGTCATGTCCAGTGGCAGCAATCAGTGATGAGGAGCGCGGCTTGTATGGCGTACAGTTCCATCCGGAGGTTCGTCACACTGAGCATGGTAATGCATTGCTGAAAAACTTCGTATTTGAAGTTTGCGGCTGCAAAGGTGAATGGTCAATGGAGAGCTTCGTTGATATTGAAATGAAGAAGATTCGCGAATTGGTAGGCGATAAGCAAGTTCTTTGTGCCCTAAGCGGCGGTGTTGACTCTTCTGTTGTAGCAGTGCTGATTCACAAGGCAATTGGTGACCAGCTGACATGTATCTTTGTTGATCATGGCTTACTGCGCAAAGGGGAAGCAGACAGTGTAATGAAAACATTCGCTGACGGCTTCAACATGAACGTTATTAAAGTCGATGCGCAAGAACGTTTCCTTAATAAATTAAAAGGCGTTTCAGACCCTGAACAAAAACGTAAAATCATCGGTAATGAATTTATCTATGTATTTGATGATGAAGCAACAAAGCTTGAAGGAATTGACTTCCTAGCACAAGGTACTCTGTATACAGATATTATTGAAAGTGGAACAGATACAGCACAAACAATTAAGTCTCACCATAACGTAGGCGGCCTTCCAGAAGATATGCAGTTTACGTTGATTGAGCCGTTGAATACGCTTTTCAAGGATGAGGTTCGTGCGCTCGGTACGGAGCTTGGCATTCCTGATGAAATTGTTTGGCGTCAACCGTTCCCAGGACCAGGTCTTGGTATTCGTGTACTAGGTGAAGTAACAGAAGAAAAGCTTGAGATTGTTCGTGAATCAGATGCAATCTTACGTGAGGAAATCAAGAATGCTGGTCTTGACCGTGAAATCTGGCAGTACTTCACTGCACTTCCTGACATGAGAAGTGTAGGAGTGATGGGTGATGCGAGAACATATGATTATACGGTTGGAATTCGTGCGGTTACATCAATTGACGGTATGACATCTGATTGGGCTCGCATTCCGTGGGACGTGCTAGAACGTATTTCTACGCGTATTGTGAACGAGGTAGACCATGTAAACCGAATCGTTTATGATGTGACAAGTAAACCACCTGCAACAATTGAGTGGGAATAA
- a CDS encoding NCS2 family permease — MKRYFEFEKLGTNYRTEFLAGLTTFLSMAYILFVNPSILSLSEIPDLPAGVGMDQGAVFTATAIAAAIGSIIMGVLARYPIALAPGMGLNAFFAYSVVLNSGIPWQTALAGVLCSGLIFIVLTLSGIREKVINSIPSELKFAVAAGIGLFIAFIGFQKAGIIINNDATLVSLGDLTNGNTLLAIFGIVITVIMMARRVIGGIFFGMFFTAIAGMIVGLIDVPGQVVGPVPSLAPTFGVAIGHLGDVFTLEMLVVILTFLFVDFFDTAGTLVGVANQAGLMKENKLPRAGKALFADSAATVAGAVLGTSTTTSYIESTAGVAAGGRTGFASIVTAGFFLLALLFSPLLGVITAPVTAPALIIVGILMVSSLGSIDWKRFEIAVPAFLTIISMPLTYSIATGIAIGFIFYPITMITSGRTKEIHPIMYGLFVIFVLYFIFLV, encoded by the coding sequence GTGAAACGGTATTTTGAATTTGAAAAGCTAGGCACAAATTATAGAACAGAGTTTTTAGCTGGTTTAACTACATTCTTATCGATGGCGTATATCTTGTTTGTAAACCCATCTATTCTATCATTAAGTGAGATTCCTGATTTACCAGCAGGAGTAGGGATGGACCAAGGTGCAGTTTTCACAGCAACAGCTATTGCTGCAGCAATCGGTTCAATTATTATGGGAGTTCTTGCACGATATCCGATTGCCTTAGCGCCGGGTATGGGATTGAACGCATTCTTTGCTTATTCTGTTGTGTTAAATAGCGGGATTCCTTGGCAGACAGCTCTTGCTGGGGTTTTATGCTCTGGTCTTATCTTTATTGTTCTAACGTTATCTGGGATTCGTGAAAAAGTAATTAACTCAATTCCAAGTGAATTGAAGTTCGCGGTTGCAGCTGGTATCGGCTTGTTCATCGCATTTATCGGCTTTCAAAAAGCAGGCATTATCATTAATAACGATGCAACGTTGGTTAGCCTTGGTGACTTAACAAATGGTAATACATTACTTGCTATATTCGGTATTGTGATTACAGTTATTATGATGGCTCGTCGCGTTATCGGTGGAATTTTCTTCGGAATGTTCTTTACTGCAATTGCAGGAATGATTGTTGGCTTAATTGATGTTCCAGGTCAAGTTGTTGGCCCTGTACCTAGTCTCGCGCCTACATTTGGTGTTGCAATCGGTCATTTGGGCGATGTATTTACACTTGAAATGCTAGTTGTTATTTTAACATTCTTATTCGTAGACTTTTTCGATACGGCGGGTACACTTGTTGGTGTAGCAAACCAAGCTGGTCTTATGAAGGAAAATAAATTACCTAGAGCAGGAAAAGCATTGTTCGCTGATTCAGCAGCAACTGTAGCTGGAGCTGTTTTAGGTACATCAACGACAACATCTTATATCGAATCTACTGCAGGTGTTGCAGCGGGAGGCCGAACAGGCTTTGCTTCTATCGTAACAGCAGGCTTCTTCCTTTTAGCATTATTGTTTTCTCCATTATTAGGAGTAATTACAGCGCCTGTCACAGCACCGGCTCTTATCATTGTTGGGATTTTGATGGTATCTTCATTAGGAAGCATTGACTGGAAGCGATTCGAAATTGCGGTGCCTGCTTTCTTAACAATCATTTCAATGCCACTGACTTATAGTATTGCGACTGGTATTGCAATTGGTTTTATCTTCTACCCAATCACAATGATTACATCTGGTAGAACGAAAGAGATTCATCCAATTATGTACGGATTGTTCGTTATCTTTGTTCTATATTTCATCTTCCTTGTATAA